cttcttaatatcttctgcttctgttaggtccataccatttctgtcctttatcgagcccatctttgcatgaaatgttcccttgatatctctaattttcttgaagacatctctagtctttcccattctgttgttttcctctctttctttgcattgatcactgaggaagtctttcttatctcttcttgctattctttggaactctgcatgcagatgcttatatctttccttttctcctttgcttttggcttctcttcttttcacagctatatgtaaggcctctccagacagccattttgcttttttgcatttcttttccatggggatggtcttgatccctgtctcctgtacaatgtcacaaacctcattccatagttcatcaggcactctatctatcagatctaggcccttaaatctatttctcacttacactgtataatcataagggatttgatttaggtcatacctgaatggtctagtggttttccctactttctttaatttaagtctgattttggcaataaggagttcatgatctgagccacagtcatctcctggtcttgtttttgctgactgtatagagcttctccatctttggctgcaaagaatataatcaatctgatttcagtgttgaccacctggtgatgtccatgtatacagtcaATTGAGGAAATGTGTCAGATCAGCCTCCTATCTTAACACTCAGTCCCAGGTCACTCAGTGTCTTTGAACTGAGCAAACTAATTTCTTTCAACTGGGTAGGCAATTTCCCCAATGTCTTTCAGttgtccccctccccccagtaTCTTTCAACTGGGGGCCAGATACCTATTATGGACCACCAAATAAAACTCAGGATCATCAACCTATAAGCAAGATGCAAGAACCAAGAGAGACTCACTCTAAGTTCATCTGAACTCTCTGAGAAGGTGGATGGGCACAGAAGGTCTCTATTGGTACCAACCTCAGGTTCTTCATAAAGTTCAGAAGAGGGCAACAAGTCTGCTCTGGGTCTCTTTGTTGATTGCCAAAGTTGTCAACAAAAAAAAGCACCATGTGAgagctgtgagttaagttttacaTGAGACAAAATGAGAACTATAGCCCAGGGTTCAGCCTCTCGGATatctctgaggaactgctctgaaAAGTAGTCAAGGGAGGtcaatatatatgtgattttagtAAAGGGGGATACgtgaagtcaagaaaacattttGGCAGAGGGTTTCCTCTAGTCTCAGAAAGATTGCTGCTATTCATGTGGAACAGATGTCTAATAATAGTGATTTTCTAGAtataagaaaaagcaagaaattgggctaataaaatcttctcctgaaaatatccaaCTATGGAAAAATCTGCTTTGCCAGAACTTCCCAGAGCACCAAATGCTTCATTCCTAATCTCTGCCCTGAACTCCTTGCAAGGTCTATTGAAGGGCAGTGACTGCAGTAACTGAGGACTTCAATCTTATAGTGCCAGGTGGCGAGTGACAATTTTTAgttggcaaaggaaaaaaaaaaagattcattttatagatgaaggaaTGTTTTATAGTGATTTAATTGTCTCCTATAGCTGAACCATTTCTTGGTTATAAGTTTGggcataagttcagttcagttcaatcactcagttgtgtccgactctttgcgaccccatgaatcacagcacaccaggcatccctgtccatcaccaactcctggagttcattcagactcacgtccatcaagtcagtgattccatccagacatctcatcctctgtcatccccttctcctcctgcccccaatccctcacagcatcagggtctgtgatgagtcaactcttcgcatgaggtggccaaagtactggagtttcagctttagcatcattccttccaaagaaatcccagggctgatctccttcagaatggactggttggatctccttgcagtccaagggactctcaagagtcttctccaacacgacagttcaaaagcatcaattcatagGCGCTCAGCTTTtatcacagtccaattctcacatgcatacatgaccacaggaaaagccatagccttgactagacagacctttgttggaaaagtaacgtctctgcttttaaatatgctatccatgttggacataactttccttccaaggagtaagcgtcctttaatttcataactgcactcaccatctgcagtgattttggagccccaaaagataaagtctgacactgtttccactctttccccatctatttcccatgaagtgacgggaccagatgccataatctttgttttctgaatgttgagctttaaaccaactttttcactctcctctttcactttcctcaagaggcttttgagttcctcttcactttctgccataaggctggtgtcatctgcatatctgaggttattgatatgtctcccggcaatcttgattccaacttgtgtttcttccagtccagcgtttctcatgatgtactctgcatataagttaaataagcagggtgacaatatacagccttgacgtactccttttcctatttggaaccagtctgttgttccatgtccagttctaactgttgcttcctgacctgcatacaggtttctcaagaggcaggtcaggtggtctggtattcccatctctttcagaattttccacagtttattgtgatccacacagtcaaaggctttggcatagtcaagaaagcagaaatagatgttttttctggaactctctgctttttctatgatcaagcagatgttggcaatttgatctctggttccgctgccttttctaaaaccagcttgaacatctggaagttcacggttcacatattgctgaagcctggcttggagaattttgagcattactttactagcgtgtgagatgagtgcaattgtgcagtagtttgagcatatttttgcattgcttttctttgggattggaatgaaacctgaccttttccagtcttggaAAAGGACTGCTTTTCcaggtggccactgctgagttttccaggaggccactgctgagttttccaaatttgctggcatattgagtgcagcactttcacagcatcatctttcaggatttgaaatagctccactggaattccatcacctccactagctttgttcgtagtgatgctttctaaggcccacttgacttcacattccaggatgtctggctctaggtcagtaatcacaccatggtgattatctgggttgtgaagatctttttgtacagttcttctgtgtattcctgccacctcttcttaaaatcttctgcttctattaggtccataccatttctatcctttatctagcccatctttgcatgaaatgctcccttggtatctctaattttcttaaagagatctctcgtctttcccattctgtcccctgacctcggacttgggttaGTTCCTCTCGGCTGTGCTCTGTGCCCTGTCTCAGCCGCCCGTGCTCTGCTCTGCACTTTGCTcaagcagccgtgaagagatacccacgtccaaggtaagagaaacccaagtaagacagtaggtgttgcaagagggcagacacactgaaactataatcacagaaaactagtctgtctaatcacactaggatcacagccttgtctaactcaatgaaactaagccatgcccgtggggtcacccaagatgggcgggtcatggtggagaggtctgacagaatgtggtccactggagaagggaatgacataccacttcagtattcttgccttgagaaccccatgaatagtataaAAGTTTGGGCATATAACCAGATTAAAATGAgggtattttcagtgtttttgtagCACCACTCAATTGTCCTTGTAAAATAGGTTTATTTACCAAATATTATCCTAGATCACATGAATCTGGAAAACATTTGGGTTAGTTTCTATATTTCTGATAGTACACTTGATTTGTGTATTTCTTGTTGAACTTCAAGTCAATTACTGGagcctttaaaaataactttggaaatatcattcagaaatacaaaaaattcaGTAGAGCATAtagatagagaaagaaataaacagatatgATAATATGAAACTCAGGGGTTTATAAAAGAAGATTTGGGTCCATTGTGATTCTGGAAGATGGAGTAAATTAAGGTTATCTGCTCAGATAGTTTTTTACTAATATTTACAAGTGACACTTTTAAGATGTTTCCTGCTCCTAATTATCAAAATgaacttttttctctccttcttatGAGATTCCTTTGTATCCTAGAGAAGACTATGTAGAATATTTATATCtcaaagacacaaagaaagaatggAAGTTGCACCAGGGACTTTTGTTCCTTAAGTTCATAACTTTTAGAATATCTGCAAACATTTTGAGATGAAAAGGGTACATTTGGGCACTGGTAAAAAGGACAAGTGGGCTTTGAATTCTTCCTAGAGCCTCCTTTTCAGTTATAATAAAGGCCTGGTTTGTAAGATAATATAGGTTTCTTTAATTCCTCAAAGAATTGACTGGCAACTTGAACAATATGGAGGACAACCCACCCATCCATCTTTATTATCCTCAGTTTGCTTCTTTACATCAGGGAGAAGATCTTCAACTAAgatggaaatcaaaagattccTATGTtcacaacctagagggatgggatggggagggagactggagggaagttcaaaagggaggatatatatatatatatatatacaccattcatgttaaggtttgacagaaaatggcaaaattctgtaaagcaattatctttcaataaaaaaataaattatatataaaaaatattcctATGTTTTGGATTTAGAATTGTATGTCTCTGGAGCATTTTGGTAAGTCCATCCACAAAGACTTCTGAGTTTTTCCTCAAGGGTTTTCCAAATCTGACCCACATCCTACAGTGAAACAAGGCAGTCTGTCCCAGAGTGGGGAGAATGGGAaaggaagccaggcttcaggcTGGCACCCTTGGGCACAAGGTGCTGGAGAGTGTGCAGCCTTCTGTGATGGAAAAATGACAGACATCCTGAGCAGCAGAAGTTGTGGCACTTCCAGGGACATCATTCATGAACAAAAAGCTCCCAAATCTCTCTTAGGTTCTCCCCTGGTACCTCAGGCAGGCATCCTCCAGGTCAGCCAGGAAGCCAGGAATTCCATTCTGCAAAGAAAAGGAGATTGTCATTACTCTGTCCTCACAGCAACTACTCTTGATTCTCAGGATGTGCAAAGGTGAAGGAAGATGCCTTGGGGAATAATAAATATGAGAATAGGGCTCCTGGTAAGATTTCAACAGAATGTTGGCACTGATGATGAAAAAGGTAAGACTCAGGGCACAGGTAAGGTAGGGGCCACAGTTTTCAGGCCTTGCATATTTTAGCTTTTGCTAGTAGAAAGCTAAGACAATTCTAAGACActatttttggaaagaaaaagaaaactcaggaaaTGGGACTGGGCTGGGCTGTGTGATTCTtccaaaaagatgaaagaaaggacTTGCTTTACAAAATTAGAAATTGGTAAGATTGGGAGCAAGAGGCAGGATATGTCATCCCTTAGTTAGTGTTGAACATTGCCCAGACTTTCCCCAAATGTTGTTTTGGTTACTCCTTCTCTACATTGTGGAAATAGCCATCCCCATTTTTTGGAGGGGAGAAACTGATAGCTTCCCTAGATTACATAGTCGGAAGTAGGGACCAGAATTCAAAGTATGATGTGTTTTACTCAAGTTTGTGTGCTTTTTACTCTCCCTGTGAATTGGTGAGCCCACCAGCCCATAAGTAGGACCTCACAGCGCAGACTGAATGGTCTCCAGGAGTGATCTGCATACCACTGAAGTCCCTTCTCCTtatagaaagaaaacacaaaaatgaaactgGAGGCTTCCCCAGGCTTGAACATATCTCATTGTCTCCCAAGCCATGTTGGCCTAACTCCTCCATAAGCAGATACAAGGTCCACAAGCACCCTTGTTCCTACAAGGAGCAGGTTATTGTCCAAAGGTTCCAGAGAGTGATGCTGGTGGGATCTTGGTGGGAAAGTAGTGGGGAGCTGATATTCCAGGTAAAGATTTTGGTCTTCGGTCCCAgcctcagtcctgggtgttggcAACCCAAGTCCTAACCAGAGTCAGTCAACCATGCTGCTTCGTAAAAGAGCATCATGAGGCCTGAGATTGCACATCTCTTCAGTCTAACAGCCCCACAGGGTAAGTCAACATTTGTCAAGCATGCTTTCCCCCTGCTTCTGGGGGTCTCACCTTGACAATCAAGTTCATGAGCCAGGATGGAATCCAGCCACCAGGGTTTATGAAGCAATAAATTAATactagagagggaaaaaaaggacaattcaaaaggagaaaaaatacagCAGCAAACATAGAGGTTTACATTCAGGCCAAAAATTAAGGAGGGAGGTAACACACAATTCAAGTGGACTCTCCCATCTCCTCATTGGGAGATTTATATACACACTTTGGCAAACAGTCAAAGCACATTCTGCTGCTATTTATTAAACCCATGGCAAGTGCTAGAtggggagggcatggaaatccactccagtattcttgcctggagaatccccatggacagagtagcctggggggctacagtccatagagttggacatgactgaagtgacttagcatagcattgcatagcatagcataagtgCTAGATATTTGGATATATATCTCACTTAGTTATTGCTCTCAATTATCTTAATTATAAAAGTTGATAAAATTAAACTCCAGTTTATAAATGACAAAATTGAGACTTAGAAGAGTGGGGTGATGCATCCAAGGCAGCAGATCTAACACACACCAGAACAACTGTTCAGATTTTCCTGCAGTCTCCAGGCcacacccattccagtccagcaGGTGGCCACATAAACTCCTCCCAGATTCTCTCCTGAGTATGGAACTCAAGGCAGACAGATCCCGAGTCCCTTAGTTTTTGCTGAGTGAGAGGTACCTACTCAGAGATGGTCCCACCAGCCTTCCTGCTCACCTCCAGCCAGAATGTGCAGAACAAGAGCAGCCTGAAGTGAATTCTTAAACTTTTGGTTCACTTccatgttctgatttcatttggACAATGCAAGAGTAAGTAAAAAACAGATTGATCAGATTTAAACATCCACCTTGCATTGTAGCCAAACGTCAGGGGTGGATTGAGTCTCCTCTGTTTCCTCTGAAGCCATGCCCAGTTCTCTGACCTCAGGGGAAATGCATCCTGCATTTCCTGAGCCTCACAGTCACCGCAGCCTTCACAGGGCGCGCCACACACCAACCGCTGCCTTCCTTTTACCTTTGCTCCGGTTATGGCCAGCGCTCTCCACGGCCAGCTTCACCTGGCACTGCCTCACCCGGATGAAGCCTGGCCTCTCTGGAAACTGTGGCAGCGAGGTGCCCTTGGCCAGGACCACCTGAATCTTCCACCCTCTGAAGTCCAGGTCTCGCCGCTGCTTCACATAGACGCACTACACTGCCAGTCAAGGCACAGCCTGAGTCAAACCTCTCAGATGGATAAAAGGAAAGCCCACAAGTCAGAAGCAAAAGGCAATTGTTTTGTTGCCTCCACTTGGTGTTTGCTCCCTTAATCTGCCAGTTCGCTTCCTGCTTCGTCTGCCTAACTTCCCTGCAGAGCCCTGTCACTCCCACCTGCTGTTCTCTTTTCATAGCAGGCATGGTGTACATACTCAGTTCCCAGctggtctctgactctttgtgaccccatggactgtagcctgacaggttcttctgtccataggatttcccaggcaagaatactggagtgggttgccatgtcctcctccagggaatcttcctgacccagggctcaaacccacagtTCCTGCATATCTTgtactggtaggcagattcttcaccactgagccccctgggaagctcaAGAGCATGCATTACCCACCTATCAATGATTCTTTGCTGCTCTAATTATGAGGGGAACCCACTCCTCCTTTCTCCAATAAAGCAATGAGATCTCAGAGGATTGGTCATTTATCAGCTGTGATCCTGGGTAACTTAATTTTTCTGAGATTCAGCTTCACTGTGCAAGAAAAGAGAGGAACACTGCCTGTAGACAGGCTTGGTGGGGGCATTGGAGAAAGACTGGAGCAGAATCTCACGCAGGAAACAATGGGGTCATTGCTCTCTGTCCCCCCTTAAGCCCTAATCATTGACCTCTGGGCACAGAGGACGGTCAGGCAAGGTTACTTCCACCTGGTGACCACAGGAAGCTATGTGGATATTCAAATATTAGTAGGCAAATGTCCTCACTGGTTCTGGTTCACCAAGAGTAATATAATAATTTCATCTCAATAAAGATTCACAGACCAGCCACCATGTCTATGGCACTATTACAGAGAAGTTAATTCAATTTTAAGAAACTgagcaggaaacacacacacacagggtccaGAGCCaatgctgggggaggaggggcggtGGAGAGAGCTGGAAAGTAGGGCCTGAGTTCCATCCCCGAGTCGGCTGCTAACTGCCTGACTGTGCACCTCGATCACCTTAACTCTCTGGGGCCCGGCTTCCTCCTCTACAGACTGAGGGAGTGTAGTGAATACTCTGAAGGAAAAGTTGTTTTCAGGCCCCCAAATCTGTGGTACAAGGATTTTCTAGGAAAAATCTCAGGAAAGTATGAGCTGCCTTCCCACAATTATAGATGCTCCATGTCATCAGACCCAGAAATCACACTGAGATCTCTGAAAGCTACACAAGAAGCAACAGCTTTAGCAGATGCTTATGCAAGAGTCAAAGACAATGTTGTCCACACCTTCTGGATGTACCCGCATTGAGTCATGACCATGAAGAGCAAAGACACTTAGAAAGCTGAATAATAGTATGCATTCAAAAAGGATACATCTCTGCTGGACACAAAAAAAGGGAACTCCATTTTCATGTaggtcactgtttctccattgcatTCTGTTTCATAGGCTTCTATtagacaaagcaaaacaaacaaacaaacaaacaacacaacACAAAAGACGTTATTGCATCTGGAAGTCCCTTTTGCTTCAATTCTCAAGAAGCTTTGATATGACAACCTTGTAGGGTGATAAACCACTAACTCACGAGGCATTGAATTTTAGAGAAAGGCAGATATTTAGAACCACTGAAATCTTGTTGTCCAGGTACAGTGTCTGGTAGATAGAAAAACACAGTAGAAATAAAAGAACCCAACAAAACTTGTTCATTGTATACCACAAACAACATTCTAAGACACAATGCAGTGAAACAAAATTAggcatccaaaaataaattttcaagttCCAAAATCTTGGTAATCATCAGATGACACTACAGTGCCAATAATTTTTCTGTTGTGACCTTTCTCCTCATCTGAAATTTTATGACATAATACAGGTGTCCTGGAACTGAGCAACCCAGCTTAGAAGTGAAGTTTCAAGAGAGGTTAATGTCCTTCTGAAAAAGCTAGAAAGTGGCTTAACTATGTTAACTGTAAGATGCTTGCCTCTCTCCTGTGTTGCTTTATATCATAGTTACAGGGATCAAATCTCCTTAACACCCACCATGCTACTGTGTGCAAATAGCATCGGCTcttggagagagagagcaaagcGATGCTATGAAGTGCACAGCCTCTGCCCTCAAGCTGTGTGGGAAGCTTCTAACTAACCATTTAGAAGAGGAGCCAAGCATAAGCTTCTGAAGGAACCAAGAGAATCCCTAGAGAAGGTGCTGACAGCACAGAAAGTTGTTATTTAATTcagcttttgaaagaaagaaaacaataaaaaaaaaaaataaatgcaacggATACAGAAAGTAAGCTTCTAAAAAATATTCAGGAGGTGCATCTGCCAGTAAAACTAACTTCTGCtaatacagccaaaaaaaaaaaaaaaaaaaaagaaagaaagaaaacctattAGAAGCAGAACATGGAGTAAAGAATTTATCAGTCCATTACTACAAGAGGTTGAAGATGACCTTGAAAGGAAGGGAATGAGTGGACATCTGCTGCTTTTGCCTGCTCTGCTATGACTTTCCCGTTCTTGCACCAGAATCTCATTCTCCTTCAAAGCATCACCTTTTACCTCCTTCTCCACTATGTAGTTTAAGcaggactgttcagttcagttcagtcgctcagtcgtgtccgactctgagaccctatggaccgcagtacgccaggtatccctgtccatcatcaattcccagggtttactcaaactcatgtccattgagttggtgatgccatccaaccatctcatcctctgtcatccccttctcctcccaccttcaatctttcccagcattaggatcttttcaaatgagtcagctcttcgcatcaggtggccaaagtatttgagtttcagcttcaacatcagtccttccaatgaacacccagggctgatctcctttaggatggactggttggatctccttgcagtccaagggactctcaagagtcttctccaaaaccacagttcaaaatcataaattcttcggcgctcagctttctttatagtccaactctcacatccatacatgactactggaaaaacgatagctttgactatgcggacttttgttggcaaagtaatgtctctgctttttaataacgtCTAGGTtagtcatcactttccttccaaggagtaagcgcctttatatttcatggctgcagtcaccatctgcagtgatttttggagccccccaaaataaagtcagccactgtttccactgtttcccaatctatttgccatgaagtgatggggccagatgccatgatcttcattttctgaatgttgagctttaagccaactttttcactctcctctttcaccttcatcaaaaggctttttagttcctcttcactttctgccataagggtggtgtcatctgcatatctgaggttattgatatttctcccagcaatcttgattccagcttgtgcttcatccagcccagcatttctcatgatgtaatctgcatataagttaaataagcaggatgacagtatacagccttgacatactccttttcctatttggaaccagtctgttgttacatgtccagttctaactgttgcttcctgacctgcatacagatttctcaggaggcaggtcaggaggtctggtattcccagacTGACTCAGTGTTAATTTCAGGGCTGGGAAAATGAGCAGAACATGGTCACAGTGATTAGTTCAGGGAAGGCATATGTGGACAGAATCCTGGCTTGCCACTCTTGCAAGTTTAGGCCCAAAAGTGGCTTTGTAAAGGTTCTCAGGTAGCTTATAGAAGATCTGGGAGGACCACAGTTAGGTTAAGAACCTCAGGATGATTCCAGAAAAGTCAAACTACTGCAGCCTCTGGACTATACTCCATAGTGTGGACTGTTGATAGCAAGTACCACACATCAGAGGCTTTGTAAATGGCTACAGCACATGACTGAATCACAACTGATAGGGAGATGGACAGAGAACACCTGGCTTCTCCCTCGAATATACGGCACCACCATTCCCCATAAAGTAAGAGTGTTTGAAAACAGTATGTGGCCCTAAACCATGACAAGCATGCTGAAGGAAATAATATATGATCCAGGCTGAAGAGCTAAGAGCCAATCCTGAGATTCTGGATGCCATCAGTAGAAAAGTTCCTGTTCCTCTGGGGTTGTGTACTCAGTTAGAATGTTAGCCTGCATCTTCTGGTGGCCACTCTGCATGACACAGAATCTGCCTGAGAATCTGGTCAATACAGAAGAAGACAGAGTCAAGCTGGAGAAATGAACTATTATGTGCAGCTATCCTGGAAGCCAGACAACTGTGGATTTTCAATGTCATGAACCAATAAACGCTTTTTCCTTTCATTACACTGCAATTTGTTAGCTTTTCTTCCTTGCAACCAGGATTCCTAACCCCAGCAACGCCTGTCAGGGTTTCTGGCCCCTGGGCTAGTTGTATCTGGTCCATTGTGCCTGGGACAGCAGAGATCACTCCCCACTCTAAgtgccagaaagatcccctatcTAATGCCACTCATAATTCTCCATCATTTCTGGGAAAAATCTAAGAAGTGTAGCCAGGTGACCAGCCCAGGCCCTTGGGTCCCTGGACTCTCCTCCCGGGCTAATTCCAGATTCTGCTACCCCAACAACCCAAAAGCACCCAACTgctcacagattaaaaaaaaaaaatcatattgtttCATGCCTTCTTCATTTTACTCATACTGTTCCCTGGGCCAAACATCCTTAACCCACTCACCCTTCACTTTTCACCTCaccatgtatatatattcttgctGTTTATAAAACTTTGGTTCAATTTGTCAAATAAAGCTCAGACACCACTTTGTCCAAGAAGTCTTCCATGCTCTTccaggtgtatatgtgtgtatatgtgtgtgtgtgtgtgtgtgtatatatatatatatatgatgacaACAAACTTGTAGTAAGTTCAAACAGGAGCAAACAGGAGAGTGAatctattaaagtataaaaaggaagTCCTAGAAATATTGAAGGCATATTTCAGTGCAGCACCTCAGATAtttaagccaaaatttaaaataaaacatagtataATAGAAAGTAAACCTATTTATCTCTGCTGGTTAGAGAAAATAGCAATAGATTCTACCTTCTAACcgattttttttaaggaatacatGTCACTCACCTGTAACTTGTGGGATCTGCCGTCTTATATAGCCTAAATCCATACCGATATCTACAAGTAGATCTGGTGGAGCTCTCAGAGTACCAATGAACTTATACTCATAAAGTCCAGTTGgctgtaaaatgaaaacatatagaaACAGCCTATTGATTCCCAAGTTGCTATTACACAGCATATGAAAAATAGTTGCTTGTTCCATCTCACTACTGGGCATCCCCCATGCAGTCTTGGAAATGCAATGGTGAAAAAACAGGTGAAGATCT
This portion of the Bubalus bubalis isolate 160015118507 breed Murrah chromosome 3, NDDB_SH_1, whole genome shotgun sequence genome encodes:
- the LOC102412899 gene encoding phosphatidylcholine transfer protein isoform X4, coding for MDPGAGAFSEEQFREACAELQRPALSGAAWELLVETQGISVYRLLDQPTGLYEYKFIGTLRAPPDLLVDIGMDLGYIRRQIPQVTEAYETECNGETVTYMKMEFPFFVSSRDCVYVKQRRDLDFRGWKIQVVLAKGTSLPQFPERPGFIRVRQCQVKLAVESAGHNRSKGKRKAAVGVWRAL